DNA sequence from the Leptospirillum ferrooxidans C2-3 genome:
CCGGTCTTGCAAAATAAAACCCCTGCACGAAATCCGCTTCTGTCTCAAACACCACCCTAGCTTCCTCTTCTGTCTCAACACCCTCCAGAACAACAAGCGACCCGGACTCGCGAAGAAGAGAAACGATGCCCGGAAGCAGCCGTCGAATCCTTTTATTTTCTGCAGCGCCCCGGATCATCGATCGATCCACTTTCACAAGGTCCGGCTTGAACGACCAGATCCGGTCAAAATTGGAATGTCCCGCACCGAAATCGTCAATCGCCAATAGGCATCCTATCTGCCGATAATACTCACCGGCCTCCGACAAGAGTTTTTCATCATCGATTCCACTTTCGAGAATCTCGACAACCACCTGAGAGGGAAGAACAGAAAAGTGAGAAAGAATATCTTCAAAAAAACTGCCATATTCACGACCTGCAACCGCCGCATAGGGATCCAGATTTAAAAAAAGCCATTGCTTTTCTTTCGGGCGAAGAGAAAGATTGGCCAGATGCAGTGACCTTAGGAGGCGGTCCAGAAAGACCCTATCTCCTCCGTTTTTCCCGGGTAAAGAGAGAATCTCCATCGCAGAGACCGTACGCCCATCCGGGGCGATGCCTCTTACAAGAGCCTCGGATCCACCTGTGCGACAATGGAACAAACTAAAGATTGGCTGAAAAACACTTTCGAGAATGTATCCACCAAAATGCCCAACAAAATGATCTTCCCTGCGCTCAAGTCGTGAAAGGATTTCCTTAAAATGAGTGCTTCGCACTTTTACTCCTTGCGCAGACAATATTCAGAATGAACAGACTCCATAAAAATCAATTCTTGTTCATTCTGCACTAGTTTGGATCTTCGAACAAGGAAGAAGAAAATCGATGGAGCCTACAGACAAGACAAAAAGAGATTTCAATACGATAAATAAAATAATATTATCGTAAAAATCAATTTGAAGGAGAAGGAATGGCTTCCAAATTATTCGCGCAATTCTATGACCGGATGATCCGCAGGATGGAAAGGACCTACTTTTCTCCTGTCAGAGAATCCCTCATGCCAAACATCGAAGGAGATCTTCTCGAAATCGGATCCGGAACCGGGGCCAACATCCACTATCTTCCCCCAAAAGGACGGAAAGTCTTTCTGGAATATAATCCATGGATGCTCCGGGAATCTCTTAAAAAATCCCTAAAAGAACTTGGAGATCCAGTTATTGGATCTGGATCCGAACTTCCTTTCAGGGAAGGCTCCTTCGATACTGTACTGATCACACTTGTTCTTTGTTCTGTGGGAAACTTACCGAAGACTGTCGAAGAGATCGATAGGGTCCTGAAACCTGGGGGAAAGGTTCTGGTGCTTGAACATGTTGTCAGTGAAAAAGGATGGATGGCAACCATTCAAAGGGCCATCACACCCATCTGGAGACACCTCGCTGACGGTTGCCACCTTGACCGGGATATCGACAGAGAGCTTCAAATCTTTTTTGGCTTAAGAGAGCAGCACCGGTTCCTGATCCAGAACACACCCTTCATTTACGGAGTCTACGAAAAAATCAGAAAGCCAGAAACTTGAGAAAACGGTCAAGATTCAAGTTGCTTTCGAATGGCTTTGAGCTCCCGGACACGATCCGCTCCCACCTCCGGAGTTTTCATGTCGAGACCCTTCATGGTTTCAAGAATGATACCGGAGATCAATAGCCGGGCATTTTTTTTGTCATCGGCGGGAATCACATACCATGGTGCATGATCAAGGCTGGTATGGGAGAGACACTCTTCATACGCCTGCATGTACTTTCCCCAGAACTTCCGTTCTGTCATATCCGCTTCTGAAAACTTCCAGTTTTTGGCCGGGTTGTCAATGCGCTCAATAAATCGTTTTTTTTGTTCCTCCTCCGAAAGATGGAGAAAAAATTTGATGACTCTTGTCCCATTTCTGGTGAGATGCTTTTCAAGCTCCCGAATGGACTGATAACGATATGCCCAGATGCTGTTTTCATCTTTGGGAAGGTCAGAAAGCCCCTGGGCTTTCAGGATCTCCGGGTGAACCCTGACAATCAGGACCTCTTCATAATAGGAGCGGTTAAAAATTCCAATTCTTCCCCTTTCCGGGAGACATCTTGATGTCCGCCAGAGAAAATCGTGCTCAAGCTCTTCAGCGCTGGGGTGTTTAAAACTGTATACCTGACACCCCTGAGGATTGACACCAGACATTACATGGGAAATCGCTCCATCTTTTCCAGCTGCGTCCATCGCCTGAAAAATCAACAGGAGAGAGTGGCTGTTTGAGGCATAAAGGAGATATTGTTGACTTGAAAGCTCCGCTATATGCTTGGACAAAAGCTTTTCGTACTGACTTTTTGACTTATACAGGGGCTCTGTCCGGGTTGGATACTGAGCCAGGTCGACCCGGGATCCTTCTTTGACCTGGAATTGGGCAAACCGTTTTTTCACCAGCACCACCTCTCCCTTTTTTGGGAAGAACTCATGAATGCTTTTTCTTGGACAGCCCGTCAGGCTCATTGTAAATCGGCCAAAAATGTTCCGGCTTTTCCAAAAGACCAAGAGTTGCTTCAGGCCCCCAGGAACCTGCCGGGTAGTTGGGAAAGTCACTCGGAGGTGCCATGGACCAAGTTTCAATGACCGGGGAAAGAAGACTCCACGCCGCATCTATCTGATCTGAACGCATAAACAATGTGGCATCATTTCGCATCACATCCCAGAGAAGTGTTTCATACGCTTCCGGAGAGGGTGTCATAAACGACTCCTGGTAAGAAAACTTCATCTCGACCGGCCTGAGATGGAGCTTCTGGCCCGGATATTTTGCCTGAAAACGAAGGATGATCCCCTCCTCCGGCTGAATGGAGATCACAAGCCTTGCCGGCTGCCAGCCGAGGGAAGCTTCCATCGGGAATGAACGATGGGGTACCTGACGAAATGTAATGACAATTTCTGAAATCTGACGGGGAAGTCGTTTGCCCGTACGGAGATAAAAGGGAACATTTTGCCACCGCCAGTTATCCACAAAAAGCTTCAGTGCCGCAAAGGTTTCCGTTCCGGAATCCTTCGAAACACCTTCCTCCTGGCGATATCCAGGCACTTTTTTTTGAGCGATCCAGCCTTCTCCATACTGTCCCCTGACCGCCACCGAATGAACCAGCTCCATTGGTATCGGACGAACAGCATGAAGAACATCAACCTTCTTGTTTCGGATTTCATCGGCATCAAAATCAACCATTGGCTCCATTGCCACAAGACACAGAAGTTGCATCAAATGGTTCTGGACCATATCCCTGAGAGTTCCGGCCCCGTCAAAATAAGACCCCCTGTGCTCAACACCCACTGTTTCAGCAACCGTGATCGTGACACATTCCACATAGTGACGATTCCAGAGAGGCTCAAAGATCGGATTGGCAAAGCGGAACGCCAAGATATTCTGGACCGTTTCTTTCCCCAGATAATGGTCTATACGGAAAATCTGGGACTCGTCGAAGCTCTCGGAGAGTGTCTGATTCAATGCCCGGGAGGATTCCCGGTCATAGCCGATGGGCTTTTCGATCACCAGCCTTGAACACTCCAGATCATCGGATAAACCGGCACCTTTCAGATACTTGGGAATCTCCCCAAAAAGACTTGGAGGCGTCGCCATATAAAAAATGCGCTGAGTCTTTTCTTTCCATAGAGCATCAATCTCGTTACAACGAGCCGCAAGAGCGGAATACGTTTCTGACTTTTTAAAATCTCCCCTGAGATAAAAAATCTGGCTTGAAAACGCATCCCAGTCCTCGGGGGTCACTTTCCCCACCCTGGAAAAAGAGTTCACTCCATCAAAGAAGTGCTTTCTGATCTTATCGTCCGCAAAATCATTTCGATCGACGCAGATGATTGCAAAGTGATTCGTGATGCTTTTGGCCCGGTACAGATCAAAAAGGGCCGGCACCAGCTTTCGCCAGGTCAGATCTCCTCCACCCCCGAAAATGACAAAGATCGTCGATGGAGCCTTGTCGTGATTCGGGGCCATCATGACTCATCCCAATCTGTGTGGAAGACACCCTTGCGATCGATTCGCTCATAAGTATGGGATCCAAAAAAATCCCGCTGGGCCTGAATCAGGTTGGACGGAAGCCATTCACTTCGATAAGCGTCAAGGTATGAAAGAGTCGACAAGAGAGCCGGAACAGGGATCCCCATTTTGATGGCTTCAATGCTCACCAATCTCAGCTGCTCCTGATGATCGGCCACGATCTTTGCAAAAGCGGGATCAAGGAGAAGATTGGGAAGAGAGGGAGAACGTCGGTATACACTCCTGATATCTTCCAGGATGGTGGCACGGATAATGCACCCTCCGCGCCAGATTCTCGCGATCGCTTCAAGATCGAGCCCATACCCTTGATGGAAGGATGCGACCGACAAGAGGGCCATCCCCTGAGAATAGACCAGAAGCATGGAAGCAATCATCGCGCTTTTGAGCTTTGAGACAAACTCGGCCTTCTCCCCAGCATAAGGTATCGCGGGACGGGAAAGATTGGACTTTGCAATGGACCTTTCAGAGTGAAGAACGGATAAATTCCTCATCGCAACAGCCACATCGATCGTCGGAGTCGGTACTGAAAGTTCCATAGCGCTTTCAGACGTCCACATGCCCGTTCCCTTTTGAGCTGCAGCACCCTTGATTTCATCAATCAGGTCTTTTTGGGTTTCGGAATCTTTCCGGCCAAAGATCTCACCGGTGATCTCCATCAGATAACCGGTCAAACCTTCCTTGTTCCAGTCTTTGTAAACCTGCTCCAGCTCACGATTGCCCAGACCAAGCCCCCTCTTCATCAGATCATAGGACTCTGAAATCAACTGCATCAGGGCATATTCGATCCCGTTGTGAACCATCTTGACAAAATGGCCGGAAGACCCTGGTCCGATATGGGTCACACAAGGCTCTCCATTGACCTTTGCAGAGGCCGCCTCAAGAATCGGCTTCACCCGTCCATAAGCTTCCGGGCGTCCACCTGGCATGATGCTTGGCCCGTAACGGGCCCCCTTTTCACCGCCCGACACACCCATTCCCATGAACCACACCCCTTTTGCATAGAGCGACTTCTCCCGGATATCGGTATCTTTATAGTCAGAGTTCCCCGCATCAATGATCAAATCCCCCGGTTCCAGGAAAGAGAGAAGCTCATTGATGACAGAATCAACAGCCGAACCCGCGGGAACGAGCATCATGACAGCCCTCGGTTTTTTCAGCAGAGCGATAAAAGTGCCAAGATCATTTGAACCACTGACATCGTGATTCGCCCCTTCCTTCAAAAAAGCTTGGACCTTCGCAACATCCCTGTCGTATCCAGCCACAGGAAAATTGTGATCAGCCATATTCAAAAGGAGGTTGCGCCCCATCACTCCAAGACCGATCATGCCCAGTTCAAAACGACTGCCTGTTTTCTCTTCGTTCAAGATAAACCTCCTTGTTTTACTTTTGCCACAGGATCTGTGATGCCTCAAGCGGTACAGAAACACCAGGAAAAGATGGAATGATCCGTGCGGTATAGTCCCCCGGTGGCCTGTTGGCGGGGACGGTCGCCGAATAAAGGCGATCACCTGATATGGCCGCAGGGTCCATTTCCATTTTCTGCCGGAACATTGGAAAATCTCCTCCAGCATCGGCGTAAAGTTCCACGGAAAATTCTGAAGGGTCCAAGTTTCCGGGATCTATTAAAACGGTAAAGAGAAACTGACTCTCCTTGTTCGATAATGACACATTCCGGATTTTTAGCGTTGCCCAGTAGTTCGCCACTTTCTTTTTCCAGGCAGCGATTCTGGTTCCGGAAGCTCCATTCTCCATGGATCGAGATCGCACACTTTCTGATGCGGGAAGATAGTAGGACTCCGTATATTCCCGGACCGCCCGATTGCTTGAAAATCGGGGTGTCAGGCAAGCCATGCTTTCCCTTATCCGCTGGATCCAGCCTGACGGCCGATTATTTCTGTCGCGTTCGTAGAACGCAGGAATAACTTCCTGCTCGAGCTTTTCATAAAGCGACTCAGCCTCCACCTGGTCCCATACAGGATCATCTCCATGTTCAAGGCCGTCACCAAGAGCCCAACCGACCTTGGGCGAATAAGCCTCTGCCCACCATCCATCAAGTTCTGAAAAATTCAGGCCTCCGTTGACCAGAACTTTCATCCCGCTCGTTCCGCAAGCCTCCCAGGGTCTTCTGGGTGTATTGAGCCAGAGGTCGACGCCCTGGACAAGCCGTTCACTTAAAAGCATGTCATAGTCCGACAGGAACATTACACGTCCAAAAACCTCTGGTCTTCTGATGAAAGAAATCCATTCCCGGACCATTTTCTGACCTGCAAGATCCGCTGGATGAGCCTTTCCAGCAATCACCAGCTGAACCTGCCCCTTTGGATGATGAAGAAGACGGATCAGACGATCCGGATCAAATAGAAGGAGATTGGGTCGCTTGTAGGTTGCAAATCGCCGGGCAAATCCGATCGTCAAAACATCAGGGGAAAAAAATGAGGACACACGTTCAATCAGCTCTGCCGATTCCCCGGAAACCTTCATCTGACGGGTAAGGTGCCTTCTGGCGTAAGAGATGAATGTTTCTCTCGAGGCGTTCCGGAACTCCCAAATGGACTCATCTGACAGGCGGTGGATATCGTTCTCAAGAGACTCTGTCGGCAAAAGCCACCGATCCTTTCCGCAGGAATTGCTCCACAGGGCATCGGCTCCCTCAGAATCCCAGCTGGGAGCATGGACTCCATTGGTCACAGATCCGATCGGAACCTCAGGTGTAGGCCATCTGGGAAAAAGATCTCCCAGAATGTGCCGGCTGACCCGCCCATGGAGCGCACTCACACCGTTGACATGGCCGCTCCCTCGCATCGCAAGATGTGCCATGTTGAAAAGCGAATCGGTCGCTTCAGGATGGATCCGTCCCAGAGAAAGAAGCTCCTCAAAGCCAATTTTCAAATCGTTCTCGGCGTATTTTCTGAAGTAGCGATCCATCAAGAGAGGCTCGAAGCGGTCAAATCCGGCAGATACTGCAGTATGAGTCGTAAAAAGATTCCCCGCCCTGGTGGTCGCCAACGCTTCATCAAAAGATTGCCCGGTCTTTTCCATCTGGTCTCTCGATCGTTCCAGAATGGCAAAAGCCGCATGCCCCTCATTCAGATGACAGACCGTTACGTCCATTCCGAGCTTTCGGAGAAGTCTCCAGCCGCCGATTCCCAAGACAATTTCCTGCTTCAGCCGGAGAGAAGCTCCACCACCGTAAAGCTCGCTCGTCACCTGACGATGGGAGGGATGATTGGCCAGATCATTGGAGTCCAGAAGGTACAGACTCACCTTTCCAACCTTGACGTGCCAGACCCTGAGCCACATTTTTGCTGATGGCATGTCCACCGAGAGTCTGAGCCATTCTCCATTCGGTTCCCGGACGGGTGTGATCGGAAGACTTCCTGGGTCGTTATAGGGATAAAGGGCCTGTTGATTCCCCCCGCTGTCGATGACCTGGCGAAAGTACCCCTGTTGATACAAAAGACCGATACCCACAACAGGGACACCCAGATCACTTGCCGCCTTGAGCTGGTCACCCGCCACATTTCCAAGTCCGCCGGAATAGATGGGAAGAGCTTCGCTCAGCATGAATTCCATGCTGAAATAGGCCACTGTGGAAAGGGCGGAGTTCGGGTGAGCCATCTGGAACCATGCAGGAGCTTCCGTGGACTTCTTTTTTTCTTTCAAAAGCCTTGCCACATCCTTCCGGAAAGAAGGATCCGAAAAAGCCTCCAAGATCCTGTCCCGCGAAACGGTTTGGAGAACCGCCCATGGGTTATGGGTCAATTCCCACAAATCAGGATCAAGCAGCCGCCAGACCGAATCCGCCGCATGATTCCACGACCAGCGCATATCGAGCGCCAGCTCTGCGAGCGAATCAAATCCCTCGACATCTGAATGTCTGGTGGTATAACGCAGGTTGGTCGACTCTGGTATCGTTGTTTTCCTGACCATTACACCCCTCTATCTTGTGAACTTGTGAATGGTTTGCAAACCGAGTTATTGAGACAGTGCCTTGTTCACGACTTCCTGCGCTTCCGACAAGATCCGTCCGAGGTGCTCCTCTCCCCCAAAGCTTTCGGCATAAATCTTGTAGATGCTTTCAGTCCCTGAAGGTCTTGCAGCAAACCATCCGCTTTTCGTCACGACCTTCAATCCTCCAATGGATTGATTGTTTCCCGGAGCCTTTGTCAGACACTCAAGGATCTTTTCTCCGGCAAGCTCTCCTGAACGGACCTTTTCCGGAGTGAGATTCTTCAACAAGGATTTCTGCCAGTCGGTCGCGGGGGCATCGATCCGGCGATACGCCGGATTTCCGAATCGTTCACAAAGATGCCGATAGGACTCTCCGGGATCCATCTGAGTCCGGGCAGTCATTTCTGCCGACAGTAACCCCGGGATGATTCCATCCTTGTCTGTCGACCAGACTCCTCCGTCGATTCGGAGAAAAGAGGCCCCGGCACTTTCCTCCCCTGTAAAACCGAGGCTCCCATCGATCAGACCGTCCACGAAATACTTGAACCCAACGGGAACTTCATAGAGATCTCTTCCAAGATCCTTCGCCACAGCATCGATCATCTTCGAAGAAACAAGCGTCTTTCCAACTCGGGCTTTAGCAGCCCACTTTGGCCTGTGAGTAAAAAGATAGCTCACCATAACGGAGAGATAATGATTGGGGGCCATCAGACCAGAGCTTTTTGTGACGATACCATGTCGATCATGATCGGTATCCGCAGCAAATGCGATATCAAACCGATCCTTCATAGCCACCAGAGACTCCATTGCATAGGGGGAGGATGGGTCCATGCGGATTTGACCGTCCCAATCAAGGGTCATGAAGCGGAATGTTGGGTCAACGGTCTGGTTCACACACGTCAGATCCAGATTGTATTGTTCAGCGATCCGGTTCCAGTAGTGCACGCCGGCCCCTCCAAGCGGGTCAACCCCCATCCGGATTTTAGAACTCCGGATCATCTCCATATCGACAACATTTCCCAGGTCCCCGACATAGGAGCCCAGGAAATCATGTCGATGCGTTGTGGGGGACTTGAGTGCCCTGGCATAAGAGATCCGCTTGATCCCCTGAAGACAATCCTCCAGAAAACCATTGGCCTTGTTTTCAATCCATGAGGTAATAGCGGTATCCGCCGGTCCACCGTTAGGCGGATTGTACTTGAACCCTCCGTCGTGGGGAGGATTATGTGACGGGGTAATGACAATTCCGTCGGCCAATCCAGTCTTTCGATTGGCGTTGTAAGTCAAGATCGCATGGGAAATCACCGGAGTCGGAGTAAACTCGTCGTTATAGGCCAGATAGACATCGATGTCATTGGCAGAGAGAACTTCAAGGGCTGTGACCATCGCCGGAACGGAAAGGGCATGCGTATCGATGCCAAGGTAAAGAGGGCCATCGATCTTCTGGGATTTTCGATACAGGCAAATCGCTTGGGTGATGCACAAGATATGTTCTTCATTAAATGATCGGGAAAAAGAAGATCCCCTGTGTCCAGAGGTTCCGAAAGAAACCCTCTCTGAGGGCACTCTGGGGTCGGGCATTTCCGTAAAGTAGGCTGTGACAAGTTTCGAGACATCGACCAGAACATCAGGAGACGCGGGCTTTCCCGCAAGAGGGTTGATCGGCATTCATCACTCCTTTTGAGATTTGAAGCGAACCTTACGCCTGTTGTTTCCAATGTATCGGAGCAAATCTACCAAAACCCGCAAATGAATGATTTTTTCTAAAATCTCAAGAACTAAAAGAGAAGACGAACAGCAGACACAAAGAAGGAGTTCACCAGTAAAAGAATGAAATACGTTCTTCCATCCTCTCTCATTAAAGGAAATTTTACAACCAGCAGGAGCGCTTCCGCTTATTATAAAGATTTATCTTGCTCAGTCTGGTCATTCATGTACGACCAGGAAAAAGAAAAATGGCTTAAACCGGATTGAACAGGGAGGTGATGCCGGGAAAACAAACAGGTAAAAGCATCCTCATTCTTTTTCCGTATAAAAACAATCGAAAAAGAAATGAGGATGCCACAACGAAGACCATCATTCTTCAGCTGAATACAATCGCCTTCACAAGACCCCTTGCATGACGATTACCGGGTTTTTGGGAATCGACCGTTTTCATCGGAAATGACCACCTCGACACGTCGGTTTTCCTGCCGTCCGGCAGAGGTCTTGTTGGATGCTACAGGATACTTTGCCCCATATCCCTTCGTGATGATTCTTTGAGGATTGATTCCGTCACTGACCAGGGCATCCCGAACGGACTCAGCACGTCTCAGGGAAAGAATCTTGTTATATTGGGCCTTCCCTGTGTTATCAGTATATCCTTCGATCATGACATTCCTCTTGGGATCGGCATTCATGAACTGGGCAAGCTTGTCCACATTCTGTGTTGCTCCGGATTTTAATGAGGCCCGGTTCACATCAAAGAGAACACTCCCCAAAGTCAGGACTAGACCACGGTTCGTATTTTTAGCCTTCATGCTTGAAAGCTGGTCTCTCAGCTGATCTATTTTTTGTTGTTTGGACTGAAGCATAAGGGCATCCCGTTGTGCTCCGGCCTTCTTGATTTTTGCCTGAATCGTGTCGTTCTCCGCTTTTTCATTGGCAATCTCCACCCTTCTTTTTGCCAAGTAAGCATAATGATCAACATCAGTATCTGAAGGATTTTTTTGATAAAGACTCTTGGCTTTGTCAATTGCGGAAGAGGCCTTCTGCAACTGCTCTGGTGCCGCCTGCATCACACTAGGATCCTGACTTGCTGTTTGGTATGCTGACATAGCCGCATCAAGGTTCGTGTTATGGGGTGGAGCACTGGCACAACCGGTCAAAAAGACAGAAACCAGAATCGATCCCGGGATCAAGGCAAGAAAAGAATTTTTTTTCATTACAAACCTCCTTTGCAGAAAATCCATCGATAAAAGTCATCCTCTACCCATCGGTTTCCAGTCACTTACTGAGATGACATTCCGGGTTGAGTCACTTCCTTTTCGAGCGACTGCATACTTTTCTTCAATTCTGCCTCTGCTTCCTTGGTTTTCGCCGTCTGGGTCTTGGCTTCGGCAAGTTCTGCGTCAACCTTTGCCTCCTTGGCCAAGAAACGTGCTTCCTTATAGTCTCCTTCCTTCATTTCCTTCCTGGCTTTTTTCAACTTGTCTTTCGCCAAGGTCAAATCATAATTCGCGTAGTTCCGTGTTCCCTCCCTATCCGCTTGATCGACAGCCGTCTTCGCCTGGGATATCGCAACATCCGGCTTTGGACCGGAACTCATGCATCCGCCAAGCGCAATGGCCGATAAAAGCATAACCCCTGTAGTCACCAAGTGTGGTCGATTGATCAATGGCTTCATCGCAAACCTCCTTTGGTTGTTTCTGGCAGGTAAAATGAACGGGAGAAAAGCCTTCCGGAAATACTGGGAAGAAAGACTACTTTTTAGGTTTATCACTTCAGGGAGGAAAGCACAAGGCCAAAAAACATATCTTATAGTATAATAAAATCAAAATTACAAGATATACTTGTCCTTCATAATAAAATCTATCTTTTGGGATCTCCAGAACATCCATCATGGATATTTTGAGCGGGTACAGGAATTCTGATTTTCCGGCAAGAACCCTGATGAGAGAAAATGGATAGGAAGAGACCATAAAAATCCGTAGTAACTGAATGAGAACACCTAAAAAGAATGTCCTAGAACAAGATGGGTATCTCTCGAAATGGTCCAGTCTTCCTGTGCGGAAATGACAACCACACACACTCGGGAGCCGGCATGCGAGAGCACTCTATCAGGCGATGTCTCCAGGCTCTCCCCGTTTTTGACTGAATCAAGGAAGATCCCCAAAAACCCCAGATCCCGGCAAATCCACTCCCTCATCAAACTTGAGTTCTCTCCGATTCCACCGGAAAAAACCAGACAGGAAAGGCCCCCCATGGATGTCGCCATCTGGGAAACCGACTGCGCCGCTTTTCTTGCGAACATGGACAACGCCAACCCTGCCCCACTATGTCCTGAATGGAAGGCTTTTTCCAGAATAATCAGATCACTATCAAGGCCGGAGACACCCAAAAGACCTGAGCGATGGTTCAGATCCTGTTCAATCTCCCCGGATGACAGACCTTTTGTCCCCAGATAAAACGGAATTCCGGGGTCGATGGAACCGGACCGTGTCCCCATCATCAGTCCTTCCATCGGAGTCAGTCCCATTGTTGTATCCACAGAGATCCCGGAATGAATCGCGCAAGCAGAAGCTCCATTGCCAAGATGGAGAGCAACCGTACGCTCGATTTTCTCTGGTTTAAAAAGCTCTTTCAAACGGTGGGAGAGATAATCGTAGGACAGTCCATGAAAGCCATACCGTCTGACTCCATGATCCCGAACCCAAGCTTCCGGAACAGGGTATCGGCTCGAGATTGCCGGGAGCGTTCGATGAAAGGCTGTATCAAAGGACAACACAATAGGGCAACCCGGAAAAGTTTGCTTCAAAGCCTTGATCGTACGAATAGCACCATCTGTATGCAAAGGCGAAAGAGGGCGAAGAGCCTCGAGGTTCTCAAGGATTCCTTCCCCTGCAAGGACCGGGTTTCCGAATGCAGGCCCACCGTGAACAACCCTCACTCCGATTGCCCCCGGAAAACTGTCCGATATTCCGGAGAAAGAAGTGGATATCGCCTTTTCCAGAATATCCGGACGATCGTGAAATGGCACCGTGGAAGTTACGGTTCTTTTATTGCCATTCCACAATGACAGCTTGATAGTTGATGAACCTGGGTTGACGACAAGCACTTTCACCGGATGCACCCCCCCAGGAAGAAGTCAGAAAGACTCACCGAACCGTTCCCTCAACGGCTAGGACAAAATTCTGATGATGTGATAGGGCCGGGTGACCCCAAAGAGGATAACCCGGCAGCCACATTACCGCTTCAGCTGGGACAAGTCTCGCACTGCACCACGATCTGCGGAGGTAGTCATGGCCGCATATGCCTTGAGAGCCTGGGAAACCGGTCGTTCCCGATTGACCGGAAGCCACGCCCCGTCACCCTTCGCTTCCATGGCGGCACGGCGCGCAGAAAGCACTTGGTCCGAAACCCGAAGGCTAATCGAGCGGTTGGGAATATCAATATCGATCACGTCCCCCTCTTCGACCAACCCAATCGCCCCCCCTTCAGCCGCTTCCGGTGAAGCGTGTCCGATCACCAGCCCCGACGAGCCACCGGAGAACCGACCATCGGTCAAAAGCGCGCACACCTTCCCAAGACCTTTTGACTTGATATAGGAGGTCGGATAGAGCATTTCCTGCATTCCCGGACCGCCTTTTGGACCTTCATAACGGATGACGACGACATCCCCGGCATGAACATGATCGCCAAGAATCGCATCCACAGCCGCATCCTGGCTTTCGAAAATGCGGGCCTTTCCGGAAAATTTCAGGATGCTTTCATCCACACCGGCTGTTTTGACAATACAGCCCTTCTCCGCAAGATTGCCGGAAAGAATCGCCAGCCCCCCATCTTTTGAATACGCATGGGCAAGATCCCGGATACACCCGCCACTCCGGTCAAGATCCAGGGCTTCGAAACGCTCCGACTGGGAAAAGGCGACTTGAGTCGGAACACCGCCGGGAGCCGCCATAAACAGCCGGTGAACGGCCGGATCACGGCTCAACATGACATCGTTCTTTTTGATAGCTTCTCCGAGAGTCTTTGCATGAACGGAAGCCACCGATGTATCCAGAAGGCCAGCCCGTTCCAACTCACCCAGGATACCGAAGATGCCCCCGGCGCGGTGCACGTCTTCGATATGATATTTGTCCGTCATTGGGGC
Encoded proteins:
- the glgP gene encoding alpha-glucan family phosphorylase — translated: MVRKTTIPESTNLRYTTRHSDVEGFDSLAELALDMRWSWNHAADSVWRLLDPDLWELTHNPWAVLQTVSRDRILEAFSDPSFRKDVARLLKEKKKSTEAPAWFQMAHPNSALSTVAYFSMEFMLSEALPIYSGGLGNVAGDQLKAASDLGVPVVGIGLLYQQGYFRQVIDSGGNQQALYPYNDPGSLPITPVREPNGEWLRLSVDMPSAKMWLRVWHVKVGKVSLYLLDSNDLANHPSHRQVTSELYGGGASLRLKQEIVLGIGGWRLLRKLGMDVTVCHLNEGHAAFAILERSRDQMEKTGQSFDEALATTRAGNLFTTHTAVSAGFDRFEPLLMDRYFRKYAENDLKIGFEELLSLGRIHPEATDSLFNMAHLAMRGSGHVNGVSALHGRVSRHILGDLFPRWPTPEVPIGSVTNGVHAPSWDSEGADALWSNSCGKDRWLLPTESLENDIHRLSDESIWEFRNASRETFISYARRHLTRQMKVSGESAELIERVSSFFSPDVLTIGFARRFATYKRPNLLLFDPDRLIRLLHHPKGQVQLVIAGKAHPADLAGQKMVREWISFIRRPEVFGRVMFLSDYDMLLSERLVQGVDLWLNTPRRPWEACGTSGMKVLVNGGLNFSELDGWWAEAYSPKVGWALGDGLEHGDDPVWDQVEAESLYEKLEQEVIPAFYERDRNNRPSGWIQRIRESMACLTPRFSSNRAVREYTESYYLPASESVRSRSMENGASGTRIAAWKKKVANYWATLKIRNVSLSNKESQFLFTVLIDPGNLDPSEFSVELYADAGGDFPMFRQKMEMDPAAISGDRLYSATVPANRPPGDYTARIIPSFPGVSVPLEASQILWQK
- the pgm gene encoding phosphoglucomutase (alpha-D-glucose-1,6-bisphosphate-dependent), translated to MPINPLAGKPASPDVLVDVSKLVTAYFTEMPDPRVPSERVSFGTSGHRGSSFSRSFNEEHILCITQAICLYRKSQKIDGPLYLGIDTHALSVPAMVTALEVLSANDIDVYLAYNDEFTPTPVISHAILTYNANRKTGLADGIVITPSHNPPHDGGFKYNPPNGGPADTAITSWIENKANGFLEDCLQGIKRISYARALKSPTTHRHDFLGSYVGDLGNVVDMEMIRSSKIRMGVDPLGGAGVHYWNRIAEQYNLDLTCVNQTVDPTFRFMTLDWDGQIRMDPSSPYAMESLVAMKDRFDIAFAADTDHDRHGIVTKSSGLMAPNHYLSVMVSYLFTHRPKWAAKARVGKTLVSSKMIDAVAKDLGRDLYEVPVGFKYFVDGLIDGSLGFTGEESAGASFLRIDGGVWSTDKDGIIPGLLSAEMTARTQMDPGESYRHLCERFGNPAYRRIDAPATDWQKSLLKNLTPEKVRSGELAGEKILECLTKAPGNNQSIGGLKVVTKSGWFAARPSGTESIYKIYAESFGGEEHLGRILSEAQEVVNKALSQ
- a CDS encoding OmpA family protein, whose translation is MKKNSFLALIPGSILVSVFLTGCASAPPHNTNLDAAMSAYQTASQDPSVMQAAPEQLQKASSAIDKAKSLYQKNPSDTDVDHYAYLAKRRVEIANEKAENDTIQAKIKKAGAQRDALMLQSKQQKIDQLRDQLSSMKAKNTNRGLVLTLGSVLFDVNRASLKSGATQNVDKLAQFMNADPKRNVMIEGYTDNTGKAQYNKILSLRRAESVRDALVSDGINPQRIITKGYGAKYPVASNKTSAGRQENRRVEVVISDENGRFPKTR
- a CDS encoding DUF4398 domain-containing protein: MKPLINRPHLVTTGVMLLSAIALGGCMSSGPKPDVAISQAKTAVDQADREGTRNYANYDLTLAKDKLKKARKEMKEGDYKEARFLAKEAKVDAELAEAKTQTAKTKEAEAELKKSMQSLEKEVTQPGMSSQ